One genomic segment of Pongo pygmaeus isolate AG05252 chromosome 19, NHGRI_mPonPyg2-v2.0_pri, whole genome shotgun sequence includes these proteins:
- the SMG8 gene encoding nonsense-mediated mRNA decay factor SMG8, with translation MAGPVSLRDLLMGASAWMGSESAGGSPTEGGGSAAGGPEPPWREDEICVVGIFGKTALRLNSEKFSLVNTVCDRQVFPLFRHQDPGDPGLGIRTEAGAVGEAGGAEDPGAAAGDSVRGSGAVAEGNRTEAGSQDYSLLQAYYNQESKVLYLLLTSICDNSQLLRACRALQSGEAGGGLSLPHAEAHEFWKHQEKLQCLSLLYLFSVCHILLLVHPTCSFDITYDRVFRALDGLRQKVLPLLKTAIKDCPVGKDWKLNCRPCPPRLLFLFQLNGALKVEPPRNQDPAHPDKPKKHSPKRRLQHALEDQIYRIFRKSRVLTNQSINCLFTVPANQAFVYIVPGSQEEDPVGMLLDQLRSHCTVKDPESLLVPAPLSGPRRYQVMRQHSRQQLSFHIDSSSSSSSGQLVDFTLREFLWQHVELVLSKKGFDDSVGRNPQPSHFELPTYQKWISAASKLYEVAIDGKEEDLGSPTGELTSKILSSIKVLEGFLDIDTKFSENRCQKALPMAHSAYQSNLPHNYTMTVHKNQLAQALRVYSQHARGPAFHKYAMQLHEDCYKFWSNGHQLCEERSLTDQHCVHKFHSLPKSGEKPEADRNPPVLYHNSRARSTGACNCGRKQAPRDDPFDIKAANYDFYQLLEEKCCGKLDHINFPVFEPSTPDPAPAKNESSPAPPDSDADKLKEKEPQTQGESTSLSLALSLGQSTDSLGTYPADPQAGGDNPEVHGQVEVKTEKRPNLVDRQASTVEYLPGMLHSNCPKGLLPKFSSWSLVKLGPAKSYNFHTGLDQQGFIPGTNYLMPWDIVIRTRAEDEGDLDTNSWPAPNKAIPGKRSAVVMGRGRRRDDIARAFVGFEYEDSRGRRFMCSGPDKVMKVMGSGPKESALKALNSDMPLYILSSSQGRGLKPHYAQLMRLFVVVPDAPLQIILMPQVQPGPPPCPVFYPEKQEITLPPDGLWVLRFPYAYVTERGPCFPPKENVQLMSYKVLRGVLKAVTQ, from the exons ATGGCTGGTCCTGTGAGCTTGCGAGACCTTCTAATGGGAGCGTCAGCCTGGATGGGCTCTGAAAGTGCCGGAGGGTCCCCTACTGAGGGCGGAGGGAGCGCGGCTGGCGGACCGGAGCCTCCATGGCGGGAGGATGAGATCTGCGTTGTGGGAATCTTCGGCAAGACGGCTCTACGCCTGAATTCCGAGAAGTTCTCTCTTGTGAATACGGTGTGCGACCGACAGGTCTTTCCCCTCTTTCGCCACCAAGATCCTGGGGATCCAGGACTTGGAATCAGAACTGAGGCTGGCGCCGTGGGTGAGGCCGGTGGAGCCGAGGACCCTGGGGCTGCGGCCGGGGATTCAGTTCGGGGAAGTGGAGCGGTCGCGGAAGGTAACCGAACTGAGGCAGGCTCCCAGGACTACAGCCTTCTGCAGGCCTACTACAATCAGGAAAGCAAAGTTCTGTATCTTCTCCTCACTTCCATCTGTGACAATTCACAGCTTCTACGGGCTTGTCGGGCTCTTCAGAGCGGGGAAGCTGGAGGTGGACTCTCTTTACCTCATGCAGAAGCACACGAGTTCTGGAAGCATCAAGAGAAGCTGCAGTGCCTCAGTCTCCTTTACCTGTTCTCTGTCTGTCATATCTTGCTTCTGGTCCATCCCACTTGTTCCTTTGATATTACTTATGATCGAGTATTCAGAGCCCTGGATGGGCTGAGACAGAAGGTCCTGCCGCTCCTTAAAACAGCCATTAAGGATTGTCCAGTTGGCAAAGACTGGAAGCTAAACTGCCGACCTTGCCCACCTAgactccttttcctctttcaacTCAATGGAGCCCTCAAGGTAGAACCTCCTCGGAACCAAGACCCAGCTCATCCAGACAAGCCCAAGAAACATTCTCCCAAAAGGAGGCTGCAGCATGCCCTGGAGGACCAGATCTATAGAATCTTCCGGAAGAGTCGTGTCTTGACTAATCAGAGCATCAACTGCCTCTTTACTGTGCCTGCCAACCAAGCTTTCGTGTACATAGTACCCGGAAGCCAGGAGGAGGATCCAGTAGGTATGTTGCTGGACCAACTTAGGAGTCATTGTACTGTGAAGGACCCGGAATCTTTGCTGGTGCCTGCACCCCTTTCTGGGCCTAGGCGATACCAAGTGATGAGGCAGCACAGCCGACAACAGCTTTCCTTTCACATTGACAGCAGCAGTTCCAGTTCTTCAGGCCAGCTAGTGGATTTCACTCTTCGGGAATTCCTATGGCAGCATGTGGAGCTAGTCCTAAGCAAGAAAGGTTTCGATGACAGTGTGGGCAGGAACCCACAGCCTTCCCATTTTGAACTTCCTACTTATCAGAAGTGGATCTCAGCAGCTTCAAAACTGTATGAGGTGGCTATTGATGGGAAAGAGGAGGACTTGGGGTCACCCACTGGAGAGCTAACATCTAAGATTTTAAGCAGCATTAAAGTCTTGGAAGGATTTTTGGATATTGACACAAAATTCTCAGAAAACCGATGCCAAAAAGCTTTACCCATGGCCCACAGTGCCTACCAGTCAAATTTGCCTCATAATTACACAATGACTGTCCATAAGAATCAGCTTGCTCAGGCTCTTCGAGTGTACAGTCAACATGCTAGAGGTCCAGCATTTCACAAATATGCCATGCAGTTACATGAGGACTGCTACAAATTTTGGAGCAATGGCCATCAGCTCTGTGAGGAGAGGAGTTTAACTGATCAACACTGTGTACACAAATTTCACTCATTACCTAAATCAG GAGAAAAACCAGAGGCTGATAGAAATCCGCCTGTACTATATCACAATAGCCGAGCTCGATCTACTGGTGCTTGCAACTGTGGAAGGAAACAAGCACCTCGAGATGATCCCTTTGATATCAAAGCAGCCAATTATGACTTCTATCAG CTTCTGGAAGAAAAGTGTTGTGGAAAATTGGATCATATCAATTTCCCAGTATTTGAACCAAGTACTCCAGATCCTGCTCCTGCTAAAAATGAATCATCTCCTGCTCCTCCAGATTCGGATGCTGataaacttaaagaaaaagaacctCAAACCCAAGGAGAGAGCACAAGCCTGAGTTTAGCTTTGAGTTTGGGCCAATCCACAGATAGCTTAGGTACCTATCCAGCTGATCCACAAGCAGGAGGAGATAATCCAGAAGTTCATGGTCAAGTAGAAGTGAAAACTGAGAAGAGACCAAACTTGGTTGATCGACAAGCATCCACAGTTGAGTATCTCCCAGGCATGCTACATTCAAATTGCCCTAAAGGTCTCCTACCCAAATTCTCCAGCTGGTCTTTGGTTAAACTAGGCCCTGCTAAGTCTTATAACTTTCATACAGGTTTGGACCAACAGGGCTTTATTCCAGGAACAAATTATCTTATGCCTTGGGACATTGTCATCAGGACTAGAGCTGAAGATGAAGGAGACTTAGACACAAACTCTTGGCCTGCTCCAAATAAAGCTATTCCTGGAAAGAGAAGTGCAGTTGTAATGGGAAGAGGAAGACGGCGAGATGACATAGCTCGAGCTTTTGTGGGCTTTGAATACGAAGACTCTCGAGGTCGGAGATTCATGTGCTCTGGGCCTGACAAAGTAATGAAAGTCATGGGAAGTGGGCCAAAGGAATCAGCTTTAAAAGCCCTAAATAGTGACATGCCTTTATATATTCTGTCATCCTCTCAAGGTAGAGGGCTGAAACCTCATTATGCTCAACTTATGAGGCTTTTTGTTGTGGTTCCAGATGCTCCTTTGCAGATAATACTAATGCCTCAG GTTCAACCaggcccaccaccatgtccggtaTTCTACccagaaaaacaagaaatcacCCTTCCACCTGATGGCCTTTGGGTTTTGAGATTTCCTTATGCATATGTGACTGAGAGAGGACCTTGTTTCCCCCCTAAGGAAAATGTGCAGTTAATGAGTTACAAGGTGCTCCGTGGGGTTCTTAAGGCAGTAACACAATAA